Genomic segment of bacterium:
TGACGGCGACCAGTTCGTGATCGACGGCCAGAAGATCTGGACCAGCTTCGGGCATATGGCCGACTACTGCTATCTGATCTGTCGCACTAGCGAAGATGGCCCACCGCACCGAGGGGTCAGCGAGATCATTGTGCCCATGGACACCCCGGGCATCGAAGTACGCCCCATCACCGACATGATCGCCAACCGGCACTTCTGCGAGATCTACTTCACCGGGGTCCGGGTGCCGGCGGAGAATCTGGTCGGTGCCGAAGGGGACGCCTTCAAACAGACCATGGTGCAGCTGGCCCACGAGCGCGGCGGCATTGATCGGTTGGCGTCCAACCGGGCGATTTTCCTGCACGCCCGGTCGGTGGCCGACCGATCTGACCCCCGAGTTCGCCAACAAATCGCCCAATTGGAGACCGAGTATCGGTTGGGCCGACTACTGGTGTACCGAGAGGTCCTTGGCCAGGCCCCGGCCGGTTTCAGCGCGGCCACCAAGGCCTTCTGCACTGAACACGAGCAGCGGGTAGCCCTATTCGCCGCCGCGAGCCTCGGGCCGGCAGCCCTGCTCGAAGACGAGTGGACCAGGGGAATCTGCTATGCGGCCTCGTACACAATCGCCGGAGGCACCTCCAACGTCATGCGCAACATCCTGGGCGAACGCGTCCTTGGTCTGCCCCGCGAGCCCCGCTAAACGAGTTGCCTATGTCTTCTTCCCGGGGCCGTAGTCGATAGTAGCTTTCTACCTAAAGTAGTATATTAATACCTATGGTGCTGAGCATTAAGAGTGAGAAGGCCGACCAACTGGCCCGCGATCTGGCGGAGTTGACGGGTACGTCCATCACCGATGCGGTTACCGCGTCGCTTGAAGCCCAATTGGAGCTGGAGCGCCGGCGCCGGCATCGACCAGCGCTGGGGGACATAGTGGAGAGGTTTCGTGAGTTGCCCGTACTCGACGAGCGTTCGTCTGACGAGATCATCGGCTTTGGCGAACACGGTCTACCCGCATGAACGTGGTCGACACCTCGGCGATCGTCGCGGTTCTGTTCGGTGAGCCGGGCAGCGAAGACATCGAGCGCAAGTTGATGGGCGCCCCGTGCGTGATGTCGGCCGCCACCCGAGTTGAACTCGGAATCGTGGTGGAGGCCAAGACCGGGGCGGCCGGCGTATTGCTCCTCGAAGAGCTCTTGGCCCGCATCGAGGTTCAGATAGAACCCGTGGATGCCAGTCTGGCCGAAGAAGCACTGGCTTGCTGGCGCCGTTTCGGCAAGGGGAGGCATCCCGCAGCCCTCAACTATGGAGATGTCTTCTCGTACGCCCTCGCCCGCCGCCTGGGTCAACCTCTGTTGTTTGCGGGTGACGACATCGCTCAGACCGACGCGCTGGTGGGCTGAAGGGAGAACGGGGGCGAATCTAGGAAAAGATCGGGTCCCGCGGCGGCGGATTTGGAAGAATCGGGGCGTGTTTCGCGTTACCCAGTTTTCTGACATGCACTTCTGTAGCGACCCTGAGGCCGCGCCTCGAAATACCGATGACACTTGGGACGCGGTGTTCGACGATGCGTTCGCTTCAGACCGGCCGCCTCCTGATCTGGTGGTGATTACCGGTGACATTGCCGACAACGGCACCGAGGCCGAGTACGAGAAGGTGGCCGAGAAGCTGTCCCGTCTCCCGGTCGATGCGGTGGTGTGTCCCGGCAATCACGACCGGCAGGTGCCCTTCGATGCCATATTGCCTCGGCCGGGCATCAGCAGCGGGCGCACTCTGCGGGTCGGGTCGTGGCTGTTCCTCTTCGCCGACTCCAACGCAGACGGGCGGGACCGGCGACCGGATGGCTCGCTGGTGGACCGAGAGGACCGGACCCACGCGCACGGCCGTTTCGGGGATGCCGAGGTGGCATGGATTGTCGAGACCGTTGAGCGAAGTGACGCGGATCACGCCTTTGTGTGGACCCACCACCCGCCGGGAGCCTTCGGTTTCTTCTACAAAGAAGACCATGACGCGGAGTTCGCTCGGCTGGTCGACATGGTCCCCAACATCCGCGGCGTGGGAGCTGGTCACACGCATACCAACACCACCCATGAGTGTGCTGGACGCCCAGTCCACCAGTGCCCGTCGCTGTCGACGAACCTCGACCTTGACGAATACACCACGCTTCCGCCGGGATACCGCACTTACGAGTTTTTCGACGACGGGACAGTTGCCAGCGAGGTCCACCTAGTGGGGGAGGAGCAGTGGCCGAGCTATCCCCTGGCCGAAGTTACCCGGCAAATGCTCCGGGGCGAGATCAGCTTCGAGGAGATGATGGAGCAGTTGGCCGCTGAGCGCGCCTGACTGCGACGTTGGGTCGGGCCGACCCGTGTCCTGAATGTTTCTTAGATCAGAAGCATCTAAATATTAGAATTAGTCTAGAATACTTGCTAGGATGCCGGCATGGGATCCAGCGATACTCCCTCCACCGCTGATCTGCTGCGGCAGAACGGCTTGCAAGTCACTGCTCAGCGGATTGCCGTCATCCGTGCCGTTTCGGCCTGTCCTCACGGTACCGTTGAGGATGTGGCCGAGGCGGTCCACAACGACATCGGCGCCATCTCCCGCCAGGCGGTTTATGACGCGCTGGGAATGCTCGCCGACAAGGGCCTGATACGTCGGATCCAGCCCGCAGGATCGCCGGCTCGCTACGAAGACCGAGTGGGCGACAACCATCACCACCTGATCTGCCGCAGCTGCAATCGGATGGTCGACGTGGACTGCGCGGTGGGCTACACCCCGTGCCTGACCGCCTCCGACGACCTGGGATTCGAGATCGACGAGGCGGAGGTCATCTATTGGGGTCGCTGCCCCGAGTGCTTCGCCGCCAGTCCAGAACCGGCCGCCCAATGAACCGATCAACCACCAAACATCAACACAAAGGAGAGTCCAATGACTGAGAACGCAAGCCAGTGCCCGTTTTCGGGGGCCAATACCGCCAAGGGCACCTCAGCCACCGAGCAGTGGTGGCCCGAACAGATGAACCTGAAGATCCTGCACCAGCACTCACCCGAGGCCGACCCGATGGGGGAGGGGTTCGACTACGCCACCGAGTTCGAGTCGCTCGACCTGGCTGCCGTGAAGCAGGATATCGCCGACGTCCTGGTTGACTCCAAGGAATGGTGGCCCGCCGACTACGGCCACTACGGACCCCTCATGATCCGCCTCACCTGGCACGCCGCGGGCACCTACCGCATCGGCGACGGCCGCGGCGGCGGTGGCACCGGGGCCCAGAGGTTCGCCCCGCTGAACAGCTGGCCCGACAACGCCAGCTTGGACAAGGCCCGCCGGCTGTTGTGGCCCGTCAAGCAGAAGTACGGCCGCAAGCTCTCGTGGGCCGACCTGTTGATCCTCGCCGGCAACGTCGCTCTGGAATCGATGGGCCTTGAGACATTCGGCTTCGGAGGGGGCCGCCCCGACATCTGGGCGCCTGAGGAAGACGTGTACTGGGGCTCGGAGAACGAGTGGCTGGGCGACGAGCGCTACACCGGCGAGAGAGAGCTGGAGACACCGCTGGGTGCGGTGCAGATGGGTCTCATCTATGTCAATCCCGAGGGCCCTAACGCCAATCCCGACCCCATCGCCGCCGGAATCGACATCCGGGAGACGTTCGGACGCATGGCCATGGACGATGAGGAAACCGTGGCCCTGATCGCCGGCGGACACACTTTCGGCAAGGCCCACGGTGCCGCCCCCGACACCTACGTCGGAGCCGACCCCGAAGGCGCCAGCCTGGAGGAACAGGGCCTGGGATGGAGGAATACCTTTGGCTCAGGAGTAGGCGGCGACGCCATCACCAGCGGCCTCGAGGGCGCATGGACTAATGATCCCGCCACATGGGACAACGGCTTCTTCGACAATCTATTCGGCTATGAGTGGGAGCTGACCCAGAGTCCAGCCGGTGCGCACCAGTGGCGACCGACCGACCGGGCGGCCGACGACACCGTGCCCGACGCCCATGATCCGGCCAAGCGGGTGGCGCCGATGATGCTGACCACCGACCTGGCGCTGCGGTTTGATCCCATCTACGAGCCGATCTCCCGCCGCTTCCATAAGAACCCCGACGAGTTGGCCGACGCCTTCGCCCGAGCCTGGTTCAAGCTCACCCACCGCGACATGGGCCCGGTGGCCCGCTACCTGGGCCCAGAGGTTCCCGATGAGGAGCTGATCTGGCAAGACCCGGTGCCCGCCCCCCAAGGCGAGCCCATCGGGCCCGATGACATCGCCGACCTCAAGGCTCGGATCCTGGGATCGGGGCTGTCGGTGTCCCAACTGGTGGCGACGGCCTGGGCCTCGGCCTCCACATTCCGAGGCACCGACATGCGAGGCGGCGCCAACGGGGCTCGCATCCGTTTCGCACCCCAGGACGGCTGGGAGGTCAACGTCCAGTCAGGAGTGGGCGAGGTTCTGACTGCCCTGGAGCAAGTGCAGGCCGACTTCAACGCCCAAGGGGGCAGTCAGGTATCGCTGGCCGATGTGATCGTGTTGGGCGGATGTGCCGCGGTGGAGAAGGCGGCCAGCGACGCCGGCCACGACGTTGCAGTCTCGTTCTCGCCGGGGCGCACCGACGCCACTGCCGAGCAGACCGACGTCGAGAGCTTCGCCGTGCTCGAGCCCACTGCCGATGGCTTTCGCAACTACCTGGCCGACTTCCATAAGCGGCCCGCTGAGGAGCTGCTGGTGGACAAGGCGTTCTTGCTCAATCTGACCGCCCCGGAGATGACCGTGCTGGTCGGCGGGATGAGGGCGCTCGACGCCAACGTCGGCCAGTCCCAACACGGTGTGCTCACCGACCGGCCTGGCACCTTGACCAGTGACTTCTTCACCAACCTCCTCACCATGGACACCGAGTGGCAGGCGTCAGCCGACCAGTCCGGGGTGTACGAGGGCCGCGACAGGGATTCCGGGGAGTTCCGCTGGACGGCGACTGCCGCCGATCTGGTGTTCGGCTCCAACTCCCAGCTTCGGGCGATCGCCGAGGTCTACGGATGCGATGACGGTGAGGAGAAGTTCGTCCAAGACTTTGCGGCCGCCTGGGCCAAGGTCATGAACCTGGACCGGTTCGACCTGGCCTGAGAACGGCGCTGGCCAGCCGGTCAGCGGGATCCCCCTCTCCCGCTGACCGGCAGCTAGCTCGTTGGCGAGAGGCTTGGTAGCCAGTT
This window contains:
- a CDS encoding acyl-CoA dehydrogenase family protein, whose product is MDFALSPELLALRDRARTVAEEGVAKFGRHNDSWINGYSKEFARVMADEGWIGMGWPIEYGGQARPPIERLIVAEEMISAGAPVAAMWFADRQMGPTLIAYGTDQQRAEFLPQMLSGDATWCIGMSEPDAGSDLASIATRAVRDGDQFVIDGQKIWTSFGHMADYCYLICRTSEDGPPHRGVSEIIVPMDTPGIEVRPITDMIANRHFCEIYFTGVRVPAENLVGAEGDAFKQTMVQLAHERGGIDRLASNRAIFLHARSVADRSDPRVRQQIAQLETEYRLGRLLVYREVLGQAPAGFSAATKAFCTEHEQRVALFAAASLGPAALLEDEWTRGICYAASYTIAGGTSNVMRNILGERVLGLPREPR
- a CDS encoding type II toxin-antitoxin system VapB family antitoxin, with the translated sequence MVLSIKSEKADQLARDLAELTGTSITDAVTASLEAQLELERRRRHRPALGDIVERFRELPVLDERSSDEIIGFGEHGLPA
- a CDS encoding type II toxin-antitoxin system VapC family toxin; the encoded protein is MNVVDTSAIVAVLFGEPGSEDIERKLMGAPCVMSAATRVELGIVVEAKTGAAGVLLLEELLARIEVQIEPVDASLAEEALACWRRFGKGRHPAALNYGDVFSYALARRLGQPLLFAGDDIAQTDALVG
- a CDS encoding metallophosphoesterase, with amino-acid sequence MFRVTQFSDMHFCSDPEAAPRNTDDTWDAVFDDAFASDRPPPDLVVITGDIADNGTEAEYEKVAEKLSRLPVDAVVCPGNHDRQVPFDAILPRPGISSGRTLRVGSWLFLFADSNADGRDRRPDGSLVDREDRTHAHGRFGDAEVAWIVETVERSDADHAFVWTHHPPGAFGFFYKEDHDAEFARLVDMVPNIRGVGAGHTHTNTTHECAGRPVHQCPSLSTNLDLDEYTTLPPGYRTYEFFDDGTVASEVHLVGEEQWPSYPLAEVTRQMLRGEISFEEMMEQLAAERA
- a CDS encoding Fur family transcriptional regulator, which translates into the protein MGSSDTPSTADLLRQNGLQVTAQRIAVIRAVSACPHGTVEDVAEAVHNDIGAISRQAVYDALGMLADKGLIRRIQPAGSPARYEDRVGDNHHHLICRSCNRMVDVDCAVGYTPCLTASDDLGFEIDEAEVIYWGRCPECFAASPEPAAQ
- the katG gene encoding catalase/peroxidase HPI — its product is MTENASQCPFSGANTAKGTSATEQWWPEQMNLKILHQHSPEADPMGEGFDYATEFESLDLAAVKQDIADVLVDSKEWWPADYGHYGPLMIRLTWHAAGTYRIGDGRGGGGTGAQRFAPLNSWPDNASLDKARRLLWPVKQKYGRKLSWADLLILAGNVALESMGLETFGFGGGRPDIWAPEEDVYWGSENEWLGDERYTGERELETPLGAVQMGLIYVNPEGPNANPDPIAAGIDIRETFGRMAMDDEETVALIAGGHTFGKAHGAAPDTYVGADPEGASLEEQGLGWRNTFGSGVGGDAITSGLEGAWTNDPATWDNGFFDNLFGYEWELTQSPAGAHQWRPTDRAADDTVPDAHDPAKRVAPMMLTTDLALRFDPIYEPISRRFHKNPDELADAFARAWFKLTHRDMGPVARYLGPEVPDEELIWQDPVPAPQGEPIGPDDIADLKARILGSGLSVSQLVATAWASASTFRGTDMRGGANGARIRFAPQDGWEVNVQSGVGEVLTALEQVQADFNAQGGSQVSLADVIVLGGCAAVEKAASDAGHDVAVSFSPGRTDATAEQTDVESFAVLEPTADGFRNYLADFHKRPAEELLVDKAFLLNLTAPEMTVLVGGMRALDANVGQSQHGVLTDRPGTLTSDFFTNLLTMDTEWQASADQSGVYEGRDRDSGEFRWTATAADLVFGSNSQLRAIAEVYGCDDGEEKFVQDFAAAWAKVMNLDRFDLA